A window of Tautonia plasticadhaerens contains these coding sequences:
- a CDS encoding Calx-beta domain-containing protein produces MDKRRSARFPGSRSGNLLAWIVWVGYIHLLAGAALVIHTRDGTAGVPALVGFDPGAPTRAGGPGVLHLPILIDRPSPGATVSVAAEEVDGAAVAGRDYRLQADRLSLPADGGPAVVAVEVLDDPTRREDRLLRLTLRAEGGVAVDPARSSWTVLLPRRERAGDSPPEVVEVVEVSFEATTLEAVEGVGASEAGLLLSPPAASPVVVSYRVGDGPEEFFPVAAGVRRATLPIVVPDDLIYRGDRTIEVSLADGPGSRAGQPSRLSLKVRDDESMPTLRASASRDTVAEGSGEPLLLRLWLEGPATGSEVSVRCIVAPSSSGPGVPVSPPPERIVLRPGESEKRIEIPIRDDREKGPDCSFELVLSDAEGASFEPDRQRLEFRITDDDGLPGHVLLVVVHTRDLDAFGEQIRSELAKLFLVPDFRGVFLGGDPVLVRKGAGPASWSPAQPAPTNEGRPFAEGDPLEQAFNAAFDVARELESEAIDDRFVVFVLWPNQEPLDRFRLDTSGLNRPEGHPVRVFALGTSPQGSEESLDRAFRPGEVRYINPRALESLQIDLERVIRPFLDENGRGRQSGP; encoded by the coding sequence ATGGATAAGCGACGCTCGGCCCGGTTCCCCGGGTCGCGTTCCGGCAACCTGCTCGCTTGGATCGTCTGGGTCGGCTACATCCACCTCCTGGCCGGGGCGGCCCTGGTGATCCACACACGGGACGGCACCGCCGGCGTGCCAGCCCTCGTCGGGTTCGACCCAGGCGCCCCGACCCGGGCCGGCGGGCCCGGCGTCCTTCACCTGCCCATCCTGATCGACAGGCCCTCGCCAGGCGCCACGGTCTCCGTCGCCGCCGAGGAGGTGGACGGCGCCGCGGTCGCCGGGCGTGACTACCGCCTGCAAGCCGACCGCCTCTCGCTCCCGGCCGACGGCGGCCCGGCCGTCGTCGCCGTCGAGGTGCTCGACGACCCGACTCGCCGCGAGGATCGGCTGCTGCGGCTCACGCTCCGGGCCGAGGGGGGCGTCGCGGTCGACCCGGCGCGGTCGAGCTGGACGGTGCTCCTGCCTCGCCGGGAGAGGGCCGGCGACTCGCCGCCCGAGGTGGTCGAGGTGGTCGAGGTCTCCTTCGAGGCGACCACGCTGGAGGCGGTCGAGGGGGTCGGCGCCTCGGAGGCCGGGCTCCTGCTGAGCCCCCCCGCGGCGTCGCCGGTCGTCGTGAGCTACCGCGTCGGTGACGGCCCCGAGGAGTTCTTCCCGGTGGCCGCTGGCGTCCGGCGTGCTACCCTCCCGATCGTCGTGCCGGACGACTTGATCTACCGCGGCGACCGGACCATCGAGGTCTCCCTCGCCGACGGGCCCGGCTCCCGGGCGGGCCAGCCGTCTCGGCTGTCACTGAAGGTCCGCGACGACGAGTCGATGCCGACGCTGAGGGCCTCGGCCTCCCGGGACACCGTCGCCGAGGGGTCCGGCGAGCCCCTACTGCTACGCCTCTGGCTCGAGGGGCCGGCCACCGGCTCCGAGGTGTCGGTCCGCTGCATCGTCGCCCCGTCCTCCTCCGGCCCCGGCGTGCCCGTATCCCCGCCCCCCGAGCGGATCGTCCTGCGGCCGGGCGAGTCCGAAAAACGCATCGAGATCCCCATCCGGGACGACCGCGAGAAGGGTCCCGACTGTTCGTTCGAGCTGGTCCTGAGCGATGCCGAGGGTGCCTCGTTCGAGCCGGACCGCCAGCGGCTGGAGTTCCGCATCACCGACGACGACGGCTTGCCGGGGCACGTCCTGCTGGTCGTCGTACACACCAGGGATCTGGACGCCTTCGGCGAGCAGATCCGGTCGGAGCTGGCCAAGCTGTTCCTCGTTCCGGACTTCCGCGGGGTCTTCCTCGGGGGCGACCCGGTCCTCGTGCGCAAGGGCGCCGGGCCGGCCTCCTGGTCCCCCGCGCAACCGGCGCCGACGAACGAGGGCCGGCCCTTCGCCGAGGGCGACCCGCTCGAGCAAGCGTTCAACGCGGCGTTCGACGTGGCCCGCGAGCTGGAATCGGAGGCCATCGACGACCGGTTCGTCGTGTTCGTCCTCTGGCCCAACCAGGAGCCGCTCGATCGCTTCCGACTGGACACCTCGGGCCTGAATCGCCCGGAGGGACACCCCGTCCGGGTCTTCGCCCTGGGGACTTCCCCCCAGGGTTCGGAGGAGAGCCTAGACCGGGCCTTCCGCCCGGGCGAGGTCCGCTACATCAACCCGAGGGCCCTGGAGTCCCTCCAGATCGACCTGGAGCGCGTCATCCGACCCTTCCTCGACGAGAACGGCCGAGGGCGCCAGAGCGGCCCCTGA
- a CDS encoding ABC transporter ATP-binding protein, translated as MFHLSELVFRYPGPRPARPTIDLSGVRLDLPISGTLVLLGESGSGKTTLLSLLGLLWDRPAESGELTYGGVAPARGDTRTRAILRRSEFGFVLQSAFLLPHFTVSQNVAVPLELAGIDAASIRERVGHLLGAAGLSDLARRRARTLSGGQRQRVAVLRALAHDPRVVFADEPVSNLDRQNAEVVLDLLARWRLGSLFERQERRDRLLVLVSHSLRQARKIADGEGMALLLHEGRLVGGRPYPLAQIDDATIYRATESGLEPGTGPQVSAAEVSP; from the coding sequence ATGTTCCACCTCAGCGAGCTAGTCTTCCGCTACCCGGGCCCGCGGCCGGCTCGGCCGACGATCGACCTCTCCGGCGTGCGGCTCGACCTGCCGATCAGCGGGACCCTGGTCCTGCTCGGCGAGTCGGGCTCGGGCAAGACGACGCTTCTCAGCCTCCTCGGCTTGCTCTGGGATCGGCCGGCCGAGTCCGGCGAGCTCACCTACGGGGGCGTCGCCCCGGCGCGGGGCGACACCCGCACCCGGGCCATCCTCCGGCGGTCCGAGTTCGGCTTCGTGCTGCAGTCGGCGTTCTTGCTGCCGCACTTCACCGTGTCCCAGAACGTGGCCGTCCCGCTGGAGCTGGCCGGAATCGATGCGGCCTCGATCCGGGAGCGGGTGGGGCACCTGCTGGGGGCGGCCGGCCTGTCGGACCTCGCGAGGAGGCGGGCACGCACGCTCTCCGGCGGCCAGCGACAGCGAGTCGCGGTGCTCCGGGCGCTGGCACACGACCCTCGGGTCGTCTTCGCCGACGAGCCGGTGAGCAACCTCGACCGCCAGAACGCCGAGGTCGTCCTGGATCTGTTGGCCCGCTGGCGCCTCGGGTCGCTCTTCGAGCGGCAGGAGCGGCGGGATCGCCTGCTCGTGCTCGTCTCCCACAGCCTGCGCCAGGCCAGGAAGATCGCCGACGGCGAGGGGATGGCCCTGCTGCTGCACGAGGGGCGGCTCGTCGGGGGCCGCCCCTACCCGCTGGCCCAGATCGACGACGCGACGATCTACCGGGCGACCGAATCCGGTCTCGAGCCCGGCACCGGTCCGCAGGTCTCCGCCGCGGAGGTGTCGCCATGA
- a CDS encoding ABC transporter permease translates to MRPSGPRLPYLARFAACDLFERTSLRITVAVITTIAAVVAFSVLARGLALGAHRVNVQRLQDDPLNRSLWYGVRSSRLMTGGRIAEIDEALRAALPAGAIEGLYPYSKTPDDWEWLTADGTSIERPVGRTIRPEDRLLESFPLREGRPPILRLDDDEGIVASPKMLELLGYDPESPPPESLSLRRGRRDTVPVPLLGVTEKPLPDYADFVVGERYEAKLRQIDPDPVLGQLRSGPVPPDWAAAAREGSLPPNVSETLDKARLFLEVEDLSSGSHWNLTFIGDVSEAPGLRAWRDLLVALAGEMLRAGMPPAPRLTEIPEGQYASEEAVPWEDHQFVAVVAADIEYLPEIERIVNETLARSIRPELAVPLNQGVSDEVIKFSRQTREALNILTYLSLGIALVAMLNLMVVEWLRAERKIPEWGLLKAVGMTEAELAALSVLEGVVLGTLGVAAGAAFGIGVGRWASASYYRDRPLDSEMGFIWSPLLLLAMSGLVVCLCGFGTWLANRTSRRSPPCESLKMR, encoded by the coding sequence ATGAGACCATCCGGACCCCGGTTGCCCTATCTGGCTCGGTTCGCCGCCTGCGACCTGTTCGAGCGGACGAGCCTCCGGATTACCGTCGCCGTGATCACGACGATTGCCGCCGTCGTCGCCTTCTCCGTCCTGGCGCGCGGCCTGGCCCTCGGCGCCCATCGGGTCAACGTCCAGCGGCTCCAGGACGACCCGCTCAACCGGTCGCTCTGGTACGGCGTCCGCTCCTCTCGCTTGATGACGGGTGGCCGGATCGCCGAGATCGACGAGGCACTCCGAGCCGCTCTCCCGGCGGGCGCGATCGAGGGGCTCTACCCATACAGCAAGACCCCCGACGACTGGGAATGGCTCACCGCCGACGGCACGAGCATCGAACGCCCGGTCGGCCGGACGATCAGGCCCGAGGACCGCCTGCTCGAGAGCTTCCCGCTGCGGGAGGGTCGACCCCCGATCCTCCGCCTGGACGACGACGAGGGGATCGTCGCCAGTCCGAAGATGCTCGAACTGCTCGGCTACGACCCGGAGTCCCCGCCGCCGGAGTCCCTGTCGCTCCGCAGGGGCCGCCGCGACACGGTTCCTGTGCCCCTGCTCGGCGTCACCGAGAAACCGTTGCCGGACTACGCCGACTTCGTCGTGGGCGAGCGATACGAGGCGAAGCTCAGGCAAATCGACCCCGACCCGGTCCTCGGCCAGCTCCGCAGCGGCCCAGTCCCTCCGGACTGGGCCGCTGCGGCCCGGGAGGGCAGCCTCCCACCAAACGTCTCCGAGACGCTCGACAAGGCCCGGTTGTTCCTGGAGGTCGAGGATCTGTCCTCCGGCTCGCACTGGAACCTCACCTTCATCGGGGACGTCTCCGAGGCGCCCGGCCTGCGAGCCTGGAGAGACCTGCTCGTCGCCCTTGCCGGCGAGATGCTCCGCGCCGGCATGCCGCCGGCACCCCGCCTCACCGAGATCCCCGAAGGGCAGTATGCCTCGGAGGAGGCGGTCCCGTGGGAGGACCATCAGTTCGTCGCCGTCGTGGCCGCCGACATCGAGTACCTCCCCGAGATCGAACGGATCGTCAACGAGACGCTCGCCCGATCGATACGCCCGGAACTGGCCGTCCCGCTCAATCAGGGCGTCTCCGACGAGGTCATCAAGTTCAGCCGGCAGACGAGGGAGGCCTTGAACATCCTGACCTACCTGAGCCTCGGGATTGCCCTGGTCGCCATGCTGAACCTGATGGTCGTCGAGTGGCTACGTGCCGAACGCAAGATCCCCGAGTGGGGGTTGCTCAAGGCCGTCGGCATGACCGAGGCCGAATTGGCCGCACTGAGCGTCTTGGAGGGGGTCGTGCTCGGCACGCTTGGCGTCGCCGCGGGAGCGGCCTTCGGGATCGGCGTCGGCCGATGGGCCAGCGCCTCCTACTACAGGGACCGTCCCCTCGACTCGGAGATGGGCTTCATCTGGTCTCCCCTCCTGCTCCTCGCGATGTCCGGGTTGGTCGTGTGCCTCTGCGGCTTTGGGACCTGGCTCGCCAACCGAACCTCCCGGCGCTCTCCCCCCTGCGAATCCCTTAAAATGCGATAA
- a CDS encoding tetratricopeptide repeat protein, whose product MRNWSRVFAVLMVGWFAPSQAEAQQGGTEELLNSWFQEWAGNPSNFNEAADELPGWFAVDRGRLSVFPEGVRYTYDLPEGRKLEPPEEQQIRGAMTSLLAKFLKSDIDQFFPRVGDAERQSIRTTVQGSLEVVVQEARGERIDPPAPVADEGPVQASPQGWFLASPQHLSSPQLASSPTSTVQTYAPADAYESYWSGRYAEAAARLRGLVEADPDDARAWYFLALSERASGAPARAEASLRRGAVAESRGGSGREVSLALTRVQGPDRQWLEAARSLPAGRVGMDHSLDVATQSYWSGRYGEAAARLRGLVEADPDDARAWYFLALSERASGAPARAEASLRRGAVAESRGGSGREVSLALTRVQGPDRQWLEAARSVARGRPTGETDLASRFVSIP is encoded by the coding sequence ATGCGCAACTGGAGCAGAGTGTTCGCGGTGCTGATGGTCGGCTGGTTCGCCCCGTCGCAGGCCGAAGCCCAACAGGGTGGGACCGAAGAGTTGCTGAATTCATGGTTCCAGGAATGGGCGGGGAACCCCTCGAATTTCAACGAGGCCGCCGACGAATTGCCGGGGTGGTTTGCGGTCGATCGCGGGCGGTTGAGCGTCTTCCCGGAGGGCGTCCGATACACGTACGACTTGCCCGAGGGGCGGAAGCTCGAACCGCCCGAGGAGCAGCAGATCCGGGGCGCGATGACCAGCCTGCTCGCGAAGTTCCTCAAGTCCGACATCGACCAGTTCTTCCCCAGGGTCGGCGATGCCGAGCGCCAGTCGATCCGAACGACGGTCCAGGGGAGTCTCGAGGTCGTCGTCCAAGAGGCTCGTGGCGAGCGGATAGATCCGCCCGCCCCGGTCGCCGACGAGGGACCGGTCCAGGCGTCTCCGCAGGGCTGGTTCCTGGCTTCGCCTCAGCACCTTTCCTCGCCGCAACTGGCCAGCAGCCCGACCTCGACAGTGCAGACCTACGCGCCGGCAGATGCCTACGAGAGCTACTGGTCGGGCCGATATGCTGAGGCGGCGGCGAGGCTTCGCGGGCTCGTCGAGGCCGACCCCGACGACGCCCGGGCCTGGTACTTCCTGGCGTTGAGCGAGCGGGCCTCGGGCGCGCCGGCCCGGGCCGAGGCCTCGCTCCGCCGGGGCGCCGTCGCCGAGTCGCGCGGGGGCTCGGGCCGGGAGGTCTCCCTGGCGCTGACCCGCGTCCAGGGGCCGGATCGCCAGTGGCTCGAGGCCGCCCGGTCCCTGCCGGCGGGCCGGGTGGGGATGGACCACTCCCTGGATGTGGCGACGCAGAGCTACTGGTCGGGCCGATATGGCGAGGCGGCGGCGAGGCTTCGCGGGCTCGTCGAGGCCGACCCCGACGACGCCCGGGCCTGGTACTTCCTGGCGTTGAGCGAGCGGGCCTCGGGCGCGCCGGCCCGGGCCGAGGCCTCGCTCCGCCGGGGCGCCGTCGCCGAGTCGCGCGGGGGCTCGGGCCGGGAGGTCTCCCTGGCGCTGACCCGCGTCCAGGGGCCGGATCGCCAGTGGCTCGAAGCCGCCCGGTCGGTCGCCCGCGGGCGACCGACCGGTGAGACGGACCTGGCTTCCCGATTCGTCTCCATCCCATGA
- a CDS encoding STAS domain-containing protein: protein MLRISVSEQDPSCRIIKLEGKLLQAWVDEVRRICVEAEEGSLPSLDLSGLSFVDRHGAEMLQQLLRQGLRIHACSPFVAELLHWDRKPNP, encoded by the coding sequence ATGCTGAGAATCTCGGTTTCCGAACAGGACCCGTCGTGCCGCATCATCAAGCTCGAGGGCAAGCTGCTCCAGGCGTGGGTCGATGAGGTGCGTCGCATTTGCGTCGAGGCCGAGGAGGGCTCACTTCCCAGCCTCGATCTTTCCGGTCTGAGTTTTGTCGATCGTCACGGTGCGGAGATGCTACAGCAGCTTCTGCGGCAAGGTCTTCGCATTCACGCCTGCTCCCCGTTCGTGGCGGAGTTGCTGCATTGGGACCGCAAACCAAACCCTTAA
- a CDS encoding sigma-54-dependent Fis family transcriptional regulator — protein MAETRTTSTKVGEKRTPANDSDDLPGGVVEELAALRVIVEGTAHSTGAEFFQTLVRHLAQAVGAHYAFVAEFASPGTRTRARTIAFWSRDGFAENFEWTLAGTPCEDVVHGNLCHHPSGVRQNFPEDRLVVELGLESYLGVPLCDPEGKVLGHLAVFDDRSMPEEPRKLLIFRIFAARAAAELARLHLEWELRASEERLRDLYEEAPIAYVKEDLQSRFIRANHAARRILGIKPEDVPGLVGRSLVPDTPDAQRRVQEAFASVGRGTDTRGAVLEFRRKDNGNSVWVQWWSKPEPGGKYTRSMFVDITERVRMEQEKARLAAENVYLQEEIKSVHNFDEIVGQSPALLEALDKVNRVARTDASVLITGETGTGKELIARAIHSASRRHDKPLIKLNCAALPSGLVESELFGHEKGAFSGAISRRVGRFELAHGGTIFLDEIGEVPIEVQVKLLRVLQEREFERVGGAEPIKVDVRVIAATNRDLVKLIREGTFREDLFYRLNVFPIALPPLRDREGDVPLLVHLLVTRFAARVGVRIESVGKATLERLNRYPWPGNIRELENVLERAVILSNGPTLEIDPEVFASTPADRPPDANPPRSPGPEDEGRAVTCVQQTTPLESLEAITRNHIVAALEQSGWTIDGPHGAAKILALHPNTLRSRMQKLGIARAPHEGRP, from the coding sequence ATGGCCGAGACTCGCACCACTTCGACAAAGGTGGGAGAGAAGCGAACTCCCGCTAACGACTCCGACGACTTGCCCGGCGGAGTCGTTGAAGAGCTCGCCGCGCTCCGTGTGATCGTCGAGGGGACTGCCCACAGCACCGGCGCGGAGTTTTTTCAGACCCTCGTCCGTCACCTGGCACAGGCGGTCGGCGCGCACTACGCCTTCGTCGCCGAGTTCGCCTCGCCCGGAACCCGTACCCGGGCCCGCACGATCGCCTTCTGGTCCAGAGACGGTTTCGCTGAGAATTTCGAGTGGACGCTCGCGGGCACGCCCTGTGAAGACGTGGTCCACGGCAACCTGTGCCACCATCCCTCGGGGGTAAGGCAAAACTTCCCAGAAGACAGACTCGTGGTCGAGTTGGGACTCGAAAGTTACCTGGGAGTGCCGCTGTGCGATCCGGAAGGCAAGGTTCTCGGCCATCTCGCCGTCTTCGACGACCGTTCGATGCCGGAGGAGCCGCGCAAGCTGCTCATTTTTCGCATCTTCGCGGCACGCGCCGCTGCGGAGCTAGCACGCCTTCACCTGGAGTGGGAGCTTCGCGCCAGCGAGGAGCGCCTGCGGGACTTGTATGAAGAAGCCCCGATCGCTTACGTCAAAGAAGACCTCCAATCGCGGTTCATCCGCGCCAACCATGCCGCCCGGCGCATCCTGGGGATCAAGCCCGAGGACGTGCCCGGCCTGGTGGGGAGATCGCTCGTCCCTGACACGCCCGACGCCCAGCGCCGCGTCCAGGAGGCGTTCGCGTCGGTCGGTCGCGGCACGGACACCCGTGGCGCCGTGCTGGAGTTTCGCCGCAAAGACAACGGCAATTCCGTCTGGGTGCAGTGGTGGTCGAAGCCGGAACCCGGCGGCAAATACACACGCTCGATGTTCGTGGACATCACCGAGCGTGTCCGCATGGAACAGGAAAAGGCCCGTCTCGCCGCCGAGAACGTCTACCTCCAGGAAGAGATCAAATCGGTCCACAACTTCGACGAGATCGTCGGCCAAAGCCCGGCCCTGCTGGAGGCGCTCGACAAGGTCAATCGTGTCGCCAGGACCGATGCGTCCGTCCTCATCACCGGAGAGACGGGGACCGGCAAGGAACTGATCGCCCGCGCCATCCACTCCGCCAGCCGCCGGCACGATAAACCGCTGATCAAGCTGAATTGTGCCGCCCTGCCCAGCGGGCTGGTCGAGTCCGAATTATTCGGCCACGAGAAAGGCGCGTTTTCGGGGGCGATCAGTCGTCGCGTGGGGCGCTTCGAATTGGCCCACGGGGGGACGATTTTCCTGGATGAGATCGGCGAAGTTCCGATCGAGGTCCAGGTCAAACTCCTCCGCGTGCTCCAGGAACGCGAGTTCGAGCGGGTCGGCGGGGCCGAGCCGATCAAGGTCGATGTCCGCGTCATCGCGGCAACCAACCGGGATCTCGTGAAGTTGATCCGCGAGGGGACGTTCCGCGAGGATTTGTTTTACCGCCTGAACGTCTTTCCGATCGCCCTTCCGCCGCTGCGCGACCGGGAGGGGGACGTGCCGCTGCTGGTGCATCTCCTGGTGACCCGGTTCGCGGCCCGCGTCGGCGTGCGGATCGAGTCGGTCGGAAAGGCGACCCTGGAGCGCCTGAACCGCTATCCCTGGCCCGGAAACATTCGCGAGCTCGAGAACGTCCTGGAACGGGCGGTCATCCTGTCAAACGGGCCGACCCTTGAGATCGATCCGGAAGTGTTCGCCTCCACGCCGGCCGATCGCCCTCCGGACGCGAATCCGCCGAGGTCGCCGGGTCCCGAAGACGAGGGGCGGGCAGTAACTTGCGTGCAGCAGACGACGCCGCTCGAAAGCCTGGAAGCGATCACGCGGAATCATATCGTAGCTGCCCTTGAGCAGTCGGGGTGGACCATTGATGGTCCCCACGGCGCGGCGAAGATCCTCGCCCTTCATCCCAACACGCTCCGCAGCCGGATGCAGAAGCTCGGCATCGCCCGGGCGCCACATGAAGGCCGACCGTGA
- a CDS encoding YkgB family protein, translating to MSSQAEAVGRELTRYGLVVVVGWIGLMKFTGYEAEGIRPFVANSPLTSWAYGLMSVRGFSAVLGVVEVTIALLIAARPFSPRVSALGSALAVGMFLTTLSFLVTTPGVWEPSLGGFPALSAVPGQFLIKDLALLGISLWTLGEAWRVSDQIR from the coding sequence ATGAGTTCCCAGGCGGAGGCGGTTGGCCGCGAGCTAACTCGCTACGGCCTGGTGGTCGTGGTGGGGTGGATCGGCCTCATGAAGTTCACGGGATACGAGGCCGAAGGGATTCGCCCGTTCGTCGCCAACAGCCCGCTGACGAGCTGGGCGTACGGACTCATGAGCGTACGAGGCTTCTCGGCCGTGCTTGGCGTCGTCGAGGTCACCATCGCGTTGCTCATCGCCGCTCGCCCGTTCTCGCCTCGGGTTTCCGCCCTCGGCAGCGCCCTGGCGGTCGGGATGTTCCTCACGACCCTGAGCTTCCTCGTCACGACGCCGGGCGTCTGGGAGCCGAGTCTCGGTGGCTTCCCCGCCCTGTCGGCGGTCCCGGGGCAGTTCCTCATCAAGGATCTGGCCCTGCTCGGGATTTCGCTCTGGACGCTCGGCGAGGCATGGCGAGTGAGCGATCAAATACGTTGA
- a CDS encoding NADP-dependent oxidoreductase, producing the protein MRAIVVTDQAAGTAGMTLAERPEPQGAALAGLSGANYGDVVVQVHASGFTGDELSWPSTWVDRLGRDRTPSIPGHEVAGVVTALSYGTTGLSVGQRVFGLTDWVRDGTLAEYVAVEARNLAPLPGDVDFTEGAALVMSGLTAWQGLFEHGRLRAGQTVLVHGAAGVVGSMATQLAREAGAYVIGTGRAAGRQTALDFGAQEFVDLENDALEEIGRVDLVFDVLGGDIAMRSARLIRAGGTLVTITGPTEARPAQGLAVDFVVVPDRAQLSEIVRRARDGRVRTNIGEVATLDDAVAAFNPTERVNGKTIIRVRP; encoded by the coding sequence ATGAGGGCGATCGTGGTCACGGATCAGGCTGCGGGAACGGCCGGGATGACGCTGGCCGAGCGGCCCGAGCCGCAGGGGGCGGCGCTCGCCGGCCTCTCGGGCGCGAACTACGGCGATGTCGTTGTTCAGGTTCATGCGTCGGGATTCACCGGGGATGAGCTGTCGTGGCCCTCGACCTGGGTCGATCGACTCGGCCGTGACCGGACGCCGTCGATCCCCGGCCACGAGGTGGCCGGAGTGGTCACCGCCCTCAGCTATGGGACGACGGGGCTGTCGGTGGGACAGCGGGTGTTCGGCCTCACGGACTGGGTTCGCGACGGCACGCTGGCGGAGTACGTCGCCGTCGAGGCGCGCAACCTCGCGCCGCTGCCGGGCGACGTCGACTTCACGGAGGGCGCGGCCCTCGTGATGTCGGGCCTGACCGCGTGGCAGGGGCTGTTCGAGCACGGTCGCCTCCGGGCGGGGCAGACCGTCCTCGTGCACGGTGCGGCCGGCGTCGTCGGTTCGATGGCGACCCAGCTCGCACGTGAGGCCGGCGCCTACGTCATCGGCACCGGGCGCGCCGCCGGCCGTCAGACGGCGCTCGACTTCGGCGCGCAGGAGTTCGTCGACCTCGAGAACGACGCCCTTGAAGAGATCGGCCGAGTCGATCTGGTCTTCGATGTCCTCGGCGGCGACATCGCGATGCGGTCCGCACGCCTGATCCGGGCCGGAGGGACGCTGGTGACCATCACCGGCCCGACCGAGGCACGACCCGCTCAAGGCCTCGCGGTTGACTTCGTCGTCGTACCCGATCGCGCCCAGCTGAGCGAGATCGTCCGGCGGGCGCGCGACGGGCGAGTGCGGACGAACATCGGCGAGGTCGCGACCCTCGATGACGCCGTCGCGGCCTTCAACCCGACCGAGCGGGTCAACGGCAAGACGATCATCCGCGTTCGTCCGTGA
- a CDS encoding cupin domain-containing protein, producing the protein MRTVIAIALGAALGAGGLAPAQHEKHGDAAKVESLLVQDISERIDGKEARVSVLEVSYGPGGFTPPHRHPGAVFGHVLEGELEAQLEGQPLRKLEAGDTFYEPTMALHSVSRNPSKTANTRLLAVILHPRDAKELVILEEPRR; encoded by the coding sequence ATGCGCACCGTGATCGCGATCGCCCTCGGGGCGGCTCTGGGGGCCGGGGGCCTCGCGCCGGCCCAGCACGAGAAACACGGGGATGCCGCGAAGGTCGAGTCGCTGCTGGTGCAGGACATCTCCGAGAGGATCGACGGCAAGGAGGCGCGGGTCTCCGTGCTCGAGGTCTCGTACGGGCCGGGGGGCTTCACCCCGCCGCACCGCCACCCCGGGGCGGTCTTCGGGCACGTGCTGGAGGGAGAGCTCGAGGCCCAGCTCGAAGGCCAGCCGCTGCGGAAGCTGGAGGCCGGCGACACGTTCTACGAGCCGACCATGGCGCTCCACTCCGTCTCGCGGAACCCGAGCAAGACGGCGAACACGCGGCTCCTCGCCGTCATCCTGCACCCGAGGGACGCCAAGGAGTTGGTGATCCTGGAGGAGCCCAGGCGTTGA
- a CDS encoding cytochrome P460 family protein has product MLGSFRSNVTVGIAVLVGIAGLSYVLVASAAPPGGTTAAVEFTPDGKLKRPVGYRNWVYVGEVVTPNDMNDGEASFPEFHSVYMDPESFAEYEKTGKYRDGTVLVKELSSVGSKKAPSGNGYFQGEFTGLEASIKDSKRFKDEPGNWAYFSFGHKYPLKAEVSKNAAVACNQCHQDNAQKDDWVFSQYYPVLRAAAPHSK; this is encoded by the coding sequence ATGCTTGGATCATTCAGGTCGAACGTGACCGTGGGTATCGCGGTCCTGGTCGGGATCGCCGGACTCTCTTACGTGCTGGTCGCCTCGGCCGCGCCGCCCGGCGGGACGACGGCGGCGGTCGAGTTCACGCCCGACGGCAAGCTCAAGCGGCCCGTCGGATATCGCAACTGGGTGTACGTCGGCGAGGTCGTGACCCCCAACGACATGAACGACGGCGAGGCCTCGTTCCCCGAGTTCCACTCCGTCTACATGGACCCGGAGAGCTTCGCCGAGTACGAGAAGACCGGCAAGTACCGGGATGGCACCGTCCTGGTGAAGGAACTCAGCAGCGTCGGCTCAAAGAAAGCCCCCAGCGGCAATGGCTATTTCCAGGGCGAGTTCACGGGCCTGGAGGCCTCGATCAAGGACTCGAAGCGCTTCAAGGACGAGCCCGGCAACTGGGCGTACTTCAGCTTCGGCCATAAGTATCCGCTCAAGGCGGAGGTGTCCAAGAACGCTGCCGTTGCGTGCAATCAGTGCCATCAGGACAACGCTCAGAAGGATGATTGGGTCTTTAGCCAGTATTACCCCGTCCTGCGTGCGGCGGCCCCTCATTCGAAGTGA
- a CDS encoding cytochrome P460 family protein, translated as MNTKTPGRLAAGFLAAMALVAATIAPASSGRDGPPARAAGDFSPYVTKDGGISRPTDYRDTFEYLGSYAVATKPDKPLDEMHVVYARPEDVRAYRRDGKFPDGATLVKEVTRVGSERLTTGQSHWATDVKLWFVMIKDAEGRFPGNDLWGDGWGWALFLADEPARNVATDYSTDCRTCHVPAKKDDWVYVRGYPVLQK; from the coding sequence ATGAATACCAAGACCCCGGGCCGGCTCGCCGCCGGATTCCTGGCCGCGATGGCTCTCGTCGCGGCGACGATCGCGCCGGCTTCATCGGGGCGGGACGGCCCGCCCGCCCGAGCGGCCGGCGACTTCTCGCCGTACGTCACCAAGGACGGCGGAATCTCGCGGCCGACCGATTACCGAGACACGTTCGAATATCTGGGCTCGTATGCGGTGGCCACGAAGCCGGACAAGCCGCTCGACGAGATGCACGTCGTCTATGCGCGGCCCGAGGACGTCCGGGCGTATCGCCGTGACGGCAAGTTCCCGGACGGCGCGACGTTGGTGAAGGAGGTCACCCGGGTCGGCTCGGAGAGGCTCACCACGGGGCAATCCCACTGGGCCACCGACGTCAAGCTCTGGTTCGTGATGATCAAGGACGCGGAGGGACGTTTCCCGGGCAACGACCTGTGGGGCGACGGGTGGGGCTGGGCCCTCTTCCTGGCGGACGAGCCGGCACGCAACGTGGCGACCGACTACTCGACCGACTGCAGGACGTGCCACGTCCCGGCCAAGAAGGACGACTGGGTGTATGTCCGCGGATACCCGGTGCTCCAGAAATGA